CCGAGTTGGAAAAGCTGACCGCAAGCTGGGCGTTCTGGCGTTGGGGCCGGTCGCTCCCGTACATGTAGGTGTCGGGAAGCCTTACGCTGTAGTCCTTGGCGATCGGGACCGAGTCCGAAAAGAACATCTTCAGTCTGTTCATCTGGTCCGATGCGATCGTCGACGTCGACTGGACTTTGTACTCGTAAAGCTCTCCGACGACCTCGGGTGCACTGACTTGCGTCTTGCGCGCCGAAAATCCGGACATGTCTTTGTCCTCTGACTCGGACAAGGTGGCCGATCGCTGTGGGCTTTCGAACCTTCTTTCCCGTACGGCACGGTTTGGAGATCCGGCCACCAGAGTGACCGCCGCGCTGGGAAAGACCGTGCCTGTCGTGTTCGTGACGGTCGCCCAACACTCCAGTGCGGCCTTTTCGCCGTCCTCGTCCAGAGTCGCGACATAGTCCGCGCTCCAAGACAGGCCCCTCGTCAGATAGCTCACCGTCATTTCGGCGTCTCCGGCCGTCGTCGATTGGACGTCGGCCTTGAGGCTCGGACGCAGGACGACGTCGCCAGTGTCCGGTACGACCACGGTCGCAGGAGGGTTCACATAGAGTTTGCCGCCGCTTTCGAACACGGTGCCCCCCTCTCCGGCCGACTGGAGCATGCCCTTCAGTCGTTGCCCCTCGCGGCCGTTCTCGCCGTACCAGACGAGTTCGACCTCCTGTCCGAGATACCGCTTCAACAGATGGCCCGATTCGGCCGAACCCAGGTCGTAGGTGTTACCGACGACGTCAGCCTTGACGGCGCCCTTCCATCCGAAGAGGACGGACTCCGGATCCAAGACCGGGCTCACGTCACGCACGCTGACCTTCGTCTTGCCCTGTGCGAGGCGGACCGCCCGGGACTCCTGGACCATCGCGAAGTCCTGCTTGTAGACGGAGAGTTCGATGCCGGTCCGTTCTGACTTGGACACCGGTTCGGCGCGGGCGGTCCGGCCGCAACCGGTCGTCACGACCAAGGCGCAGGACGACAGGGCCAAGCCGGCCCAAACGATCGACCGCCGGTCGCGGAGCGGAGAGGAACGCAAAGTCTGCATGTCCTTGAGTGTCCGTCATCCGGCGGCTCGTTCAAGGGCCTAGCGGCGGTTACGATCCTGACTTCAGAGGGATCATGGTCGCCGCCCCGTCGCTCGTGATGCCTTGGGCGACGGAAATCCCGGTGAACGTGACTTCGTAACCTACGAAGACACCGGTCTTGGCGTCAAGATAGACCTTGCCCTCGGACGTGCCCGTGCTGCCTTCCGGTTGGAACGTCATTGTCGTGATCAGGCAGTCGCGCTCGTTCCACTTGCCCGGTCCGACGTATTCGATCTCGGACTTGCCCTTCGCCTTCGCGAGCGTCCATTTGGCTCCCGGCGCGGCTCCGTCCTTCGGCCACTTCACCCGGGCAAAGGCGGACATGACGTTCTCGATCTCGCTGCCCGGCTCGGGATGGTCGCCGACCGGTTCGCCGTCAGCGTCGACTTTGGACACGGACGGTTCGGAGGGCTGGTCCATGTCGTTGTCCATGATGTGGACCTTGCCGTCGACCATCTTGCTCTCGATCTCCATCACGCCCTTGTCGTCGACGGAGAGGATTTTGCGGGAGAGCTTTCCTGTGAACCGGCCCTCCTGTCCCATCGCTGTGAACTTCATCTCGAGCCCCCACACGAAAGTGTCGCCCGCCTTGGGCTTCATGGGTTCGACTTTGACGGTCTGGGCCTGGACGGACGCCACGGCGGCCAGGACGGCGAGGGATGCGAGAATGCGGGCCATGCCGCACGATACTGAGTGGGAGCCGGCCGGGTTTCAAGTCCGTATGACCTTTGTCACGGGCGCGCAGGCACGTCTGCCCGTACGGTATGCTGGAAGTTCGAGAGCACCCCTATGATCTTTGTCGCCACCGTGGCCGTCGCGGCCCAGCTTTGTATGCCCAAGGTGTCGACAATGGTACCGACGGATTTCCGCGGCAAGACGGTGCACTCCGGCCCTTCGGTCGGCGAAAAAGTCATCGCTTTGACCTTCGACGACGGGCCAAGCCCCTTCACCACGCCGCAGGTGTTGGCGACCCTAAAGCGCTACCACGCGCAGGCGACGTTCTTCGTCGTCGGTGAAATGGTGAAGGGCCGGGAAAAACTGCTCCGACGCATGGTCGCCGACGGCCACGTGATCGGCAACCATACGTTCTCGCACGCCTACCACCCGAGCGCCGAAAAAGCGGCGATCGAGGTCCATAACACGAACCTCGCCGTGTTCAAGGCCACAGGCAAGTTCCCGGTCGTGTTCCGCCCCCCGGGAGGATTCGCCGAATCGTGGACCGCGAAACTGGCCAAGAGCCAAGGCATGCCCTCCGTGATCTGGACCGGCGACAGCGGGGACTGCCGGACTCAAAGCTCCGATGCTGTCTACCGGAACGTCATCGCTCAGTCACGGCCCGGAGCGATCATTCTGATGCACGATATCAAACCTTGGACGACGGCCGCGGTCCCCCGCATCATGTCGACTTTGGCGGCTAAAGGGTATCGGTTCATCACGGTCCCCGAAATGCTCCAAGTCTGGCAGCGGGCCCGCCGGGAAGCCGCCGACTTGCGGCTTGCGGCCAACTCGAAGAAAGACCTCGCCGGCTGACAGGCGCTCAGACGGCCGTCGCCGCTTCCTGCTCGCCCCGCGATTGCGGGACGACGGACCCTTGTGCCGGATCGAGGTTGACGAACGTGATCGATCCGTTCGGTTTGACCTCGAGTCGGTAGCCCCGGACCTCGGCCGTCGGTCGCGCCACACGGATGTAGTCGCGGACTTCCTGAAAGTCTTTGGCCTGTTGGTCCCGGACCGCTTCGACCGTCGCGCCGGCCATGAATCGGGCATAGTCCGCGCACAAGGCTTCGGCCGGGCCGTCAGACGAAGGGCCGTGGAAGATCAGCAGCACCATTTCGATCTCGTGAGCGTGAAGGAGGAAGGCCAGTTCCTTGCGGTGACCGTCCGAGCGGACGAACTCGGCGCCGGAAGCCGAGAGCGCTCCTGGTCCGCCCGGCAGGTACAAGCGGTCGTACCTCTTGACCTGGAGGCGGTCGTCGAGGAACTCGTCCAAGTTCTCTTGCAGACGGCCGTCCGAGCACGCGACGACGAGGACGTGGGGACGTTCGGGGTTCCAAGGGATGTGGCTGTCGAAAGGGTGCGGCATCTGGAAGTCTGCCTCCAGTATGCTCCGAGACGACCGTGGCCGTCTGGATGTCCCGTTTTCAAGCCGGTCGGATCCTAGACTCTTGGGGGCGGCCAGGCCTTATCGAGTCTCCGGACCTGGGATTGACCACCGTGCCCGTCTCTTTTGACGGCCTGCACGCCGTGTTCCCT
This genomic window from Armatimonadota bacterium contains:
- a CDS encoding DUF4139 domain-containing protein; translated protein: MQTLRSSPLRDRRSIVWAGLALSSCALVVTTGCGRTARAEPVSKSERTGIELSVYKQDFAMVQESRAVRLAQGKTKVSVRDVSPVLDPESVLFGWKGAVKADVVGNTYDLGSAESGHLLKRYLGQEVELVWYGENGREGQRLKGMLQSAGEGGTVFESGGKLYVNPPATVVVPDTGDVVLRPSLKADVQSTTAGDAEMTVSYLTRGLSWSADYVATLDEDGEKAALECWATVTNTTGTVFPSAAVTLVAGSPNRAVRERRFESPQRSATLSESEDKDMSGFSARKTQVSAPEVVGELYEYKVQSTSTIASDQMNRLKMFFSDSVPIAKDYSVRLPDTYMYGSDRPQRQNAQLAVSFSNSVKSGLGMPLPQGAVRVYDSGRYVGAASIPDSPRDDRISLTLSSVFDVRAETKRVKTTRLDKRHLRYDVESTLTNQKKGSVVVRVVQSWYGAKLVSESEKSVRLDASTAQWKVSVEPGTTKTLKFSLTVEG
- a CDS encoding polysaccharide deacetylase family protein, with protein sequence MIFVATVAVAAQLCMPKVSTMVPTDFRGKTVHSGPSVGEKVIALTFDDGPSPFTTPQVLATLKRYHAQATFFVVGEMVKGREKLLRRMVADGHVIGNHTFSHAYHPSAEKAAIEVHNTNLAVFKATGKFPVVFRPPGGFAESWTAKLAKSQGMPSVIWTGDSGDCRTQSSDAVYRNVIAQSRPGAIILMHDIKPWTTAAVPRIMSTLAAKGYRFITVPEMLQVWQRARREAADLRLAANSKKDLAG